A portion of the Colius striatus isolate bColStr4 chromosome 1, bColStr4.1.hap1, whole genome shotgun sequence genome contains these proteins:
- the LOC133624667 gene encoding toll-like receptor 7 translates to MAPREKMSNALPFVLLFLFPMLLSGAWFPRSLPCDVKASEGTVSVDCTDRRLIEVPSGIPANATNLTLNINHIPHIYPTSFAHLQNLVEIEFRCNCVPVRMGPKDRVCNRSPKIENGTFAVLTRLKSLYLDANQLLEVPRGLPMTLSLLSLEANSIFSIQKANLSELGNIEVLYLGQNCYYRNPCNVSFEIEETAFLELKKLTILSLKANNLTRVPPNLSPTLKEFYIYNNRIQVIEEQDLSGLHNLEILDLSGNCPRCYNAPYPCTPCPKTTIEIHSKAFYSLTNLRVLRLHSNSLQSIPSSWFKNTRNLKELDLSQNFLIKEIADAQFLKLIPSLMVLDLSFNFELKMYPSSLNLSKTFSSLSNLETLRLRGCVFKELRARNLGPLLSLQNLTVLDLGTNFIRVADLNVFKQFPALKLIDLSVNKLSPSSGESNFYGFCSNPGISVEQYNRQVLQEMHYFKYDVYGRSCRSKDKEAASYQSSVKEDCLKYGETLDLSRNNVFFIDPPDFRGLSFLKCLNLSDNAISQTLNGSEFSYLPELKYLDFSNNRIDLLYSTAFSELKVLEILDLSNNKHYFLAEGVSHVLNFMKNLPQLKKLMMNENEISTTINTGMESQSLQILEFRGNRLDVLWRDGNAKYLSFFQNLTSLEQLDISFNSLTFVPRSVIEALPLELKVLNLTNNGMKKFTWNSLQYLKKLVTLDLSNNLLATVPQELSNCSSTLRELMLRNNRITRLTKHFLRGAFTLTYLDLSSNKIEVIRKSSFPENVINNLKMLLLHNNPFKCNCDAVWFVWWINQTQVTIPLLATDVTCAGPGTHKGRSVVFLDLYTCDLDTSYVILYALSASTVLGFMVVTVMSHLYFWDVWYSYHYCTAKLKGYRRLSLPDACYDAFIAYDSKDPAVNEWVMNELVEKLEDQKARQFNLCLEERDWLPGQAVFDNLSQSIHLSKKTVFVLTNKYIKSGSFKTTFYMAHQRLLDEKIDVIILIFLEKVLQKSRYVRLRKRLCQSSVLEWPTNPRSQPYFWQCLKNAIATSNILAYNKLLQETV, encoded by the exons atg GCACCTCGTGAAAAGATGTCAAATGCCTTGCCGTTTGTCTTGCTCTTCCTGTTTCCAATGCTGCTGTCAGGAGCTTGGTTTCCCAGAAGTTTACCCTGTGATGTCAAAGCCTCTGAAGGTACTGTGTCAGTGGACTGCACCGATCGGCGTCTCATAGAAGTCCCCAGTGGGATCCCTGCAAACGCTACCAACCTCACCCTGAATATTAACCATATCCCTCATATCTATCCCACATCCTTTGCTCATCTCCAGAATCTTGTGGAGATTGAATTCCGGTGCAACTGTGTGCCTGTCAGAATGGGGCCCAAAGATCGAGTGTGCAACAGGAGTCCAAAGATTGAGAATGGCACTTTTGCTGTCTTGACGAGGTTGAAGTCATTGTATTTGGATGCAAACCAGCTGTTGGAAGTACCCCGGGGCCTTCCCATGACTTTAAGTCTGCTGAGCCTGGAAGCAAACAGTATCTTTTCTATCCAAAAAGCCAACTTGTCAGAGCTAGGGAACATAGAAGTATTGTATCTGGGACAGAACTGCTACTACCGTAATCCGTGCAACGTTTCCTTTGAAATTGAAGAAACGGCCTTTCTGGAGCTGAAAAAGTTAACCATACTCTCCCTGAAGGCCAACAACTTGACTCGTGTTCCACCCAATTTGTCACCCACTTTAAAGGAATTCTATATCTACAATAACAGGATTCAGGTGATTGAAGAGCAGGACTTAAGTGGCCTTCACAACCTAGAAATTCTTGACCTCAGTGGCAATTGCCCACGTTGCTATAACGCCCCATATCCTTGTACTCCCTGCCCCAAGACCACCATTGAGATACACTCAAAGGCTTTCTATTCCCTGACAAATTTAAGAGTTTTGCGACTTCACAGCAATTCTCTTCAGAGCATACCCAGCAGCTGGTTTAAAAACACCAGGAACCTCAAAGAGCTTGACCTCTCCCAAAATTTCCTCATCAAGGAGATTGCAGACGCTCAGTTTTTGAAATTAATCCCCAGCCTTATGGTGCTTGATCTGTCCTTTAATTTTGAACTGAAGATGTATCCTTCATCCCTGAACCTGTCCAAgacattttcttccctctctaaTCTGGAAACACTGAGGCTCAGGGGCTGTGTCTTTAAAGAACTGAGAGCAAGAAATCTGGGTCCGTTGCTCAGCCTTCAAAATCTGACAGTCTTGGATCTTGGGACTAATTTTATTAGAGTTGCTGACCTGAACGTGTTCAAGCAATTCCCAGCTCTTAAGCTCATAGACCTCTCTGTGAATAAACTTTCACCTTCCTCAGGGGAAAGCAACTTTTATGGATTTTGCTCTAATCCTGGCATTTCAGTGGAGCAATACAACAGGCAAGTGTTGCAAGAGATGCATTATTTCAAGTATGATGTGTATGGGCGAAGTTGCAGGTCCAAAGACAAAGAGGCTGCTTCCTACCAATCTTCCGTTAAGGAAGACTGCCTGAAATATGGAGAAACTCTGGATTTAAGTAGAAATAACGTATTTTTTATTGATCCCCCAGACTTCCGTGGTCTTAGTTTCCTCAAATGCCTCAACTTGTCAGATAATGCAATAAGTCAAACTTTAAACGGAAGTGAATTCTCCTACTTGCCTGAATTGAAATACCTGGATTTCTCTAACAACAGGATTGATTTGCTGTATTCAACTGCTTTCAGTGAGCTAAAGGTTCTAGAAATTCTTGACCTGAGCAATAACAAGCATTATTTTCTGGCAGAGGGTGTTTCTCATGTGCTTAATTTTATGAAAAACCTGCCCCAACTGAAGAAGCTGATGATGAATGAGAATGAGATTTCCACCACCATTAACACAGGAATGGAAAGTCAGTCTCTTCAGATTTTGGAATTCCGAGGAAATCGTTTAGATGTTTTATGGAGAGATGGGAATGCCAAATACTTGTCATTCTTTCAGAACCTGACCAGCCTGGAACAATTGGATATTTCTTTCAACTCCCTCACTTTTGTGCCTCGTAGTGTCATTGAAGCTCTGCCTCTAGAACTCAAGGTCCTCAACTTAACCAACAATGGAATGAAGAAATTCACCTGGAACAGCCTCCAGTATCTGAAGAAGCTAGTAACTCTGGACCTCAGCAATAACCTTCTGGCTACTGTTCCCCAAGAACTGTCCAACTGCTCTTCAACACTCCGAGAACTGATGCTCCGGAACAACCGCATTACACGCCTGACCAAACATTTCCTCAGAGGCGCTTTTACCTTGACATACTTGGACCTCAGCTCAAACAAGATTGAAGTAATTAGGAAATCTAGCTTTCCTGAAAATGTCATTAACAACCTGAAGATGCTGCTTTTGCACAACAATCCTTTCAAGTGCAATTGTGATGCCGTGTGGTTTGTTTGGTGGATCAATCAGACTCAAGTGACTATTCCTCTTCTGGCCACAGACGTGACCTGTGCTGGCCCAGGGACACATAAAGGAAGGAGCGTGGTTTTCTTGGATCTGTACACTTGTGATCTGGACACCTCCTACGTCATCCTGTATGCTCTGTCAGCTTCCACTGTCCTGGGCTTTATGGTGGTCACAGTGATGAGCCACCTCTATTTCTGGGATGTGTGGTACAGTTACCATTACTGCACAGCCAAGTTGAAGGGCTATCGGCGTTTATCTCTGCCAGATGCTTGCTATGATGCTTTTATTGCCTATGACAGTAAAGATCCAGCTGTGAACGAGTGGGTGATGAACGAACTGGTTGAGAAGCTGGAAGATCAAAAAGCCAGACAGTTCAATTTGTGCCTGGAAGAAAGGGACTGGCTGCCAGGACAGGCAGTCTTTGACAACCTCTCCCAGAGCATTCATCTGAGCAAAAAGACCGTTTTTGTGCTGACCAATAAGTATATTAAAAGTGGCAGCTTCAAGACAACATTTTACATGGCCCACCAGCGACTTCTGGATGAAAAAATTGATGTCATTATCTTAATATTTCTTGAGAAGGTTTTGCAGAAGTCCCGATATGTCCGACTGAGGAAGAGGTTGTGCCAAAGTTCTGTCCTGGAATGGCCAACCAACCCTCGGTCTCAGCCCTACTTCTGGCAGTGCCTGAAAAACGCCATAGCTACGAGCAATATACTGGCCTACAACAAGCTGCTCCAAGAAACTGTTTAG